A window from Primulina huaijiensis isolate GDHJ02 chromosome 11, ASM1229523v2, whole genome shotgun sequence encodes these proteins:
- the LOC140988382 gene encoding uncharacterized protein — protein sequence MARVPKRGSPFSLAILEEGLPPNFRQSNIGEYDGHTDPEEHLGRFENAALLHQYSNRVRCRVFLGTLVRSAQQWFNTLQPNSIQSFDDFSTAFLHRFASSKSHQINYLSLFVMKQQEAETLREFVLRLNSAALEIPEANPDIIISAFTQGLRGGEFFKLLVKKPPSSYDDLLARAEKYINLEDAQRYGGTEGWRIGPGEVGWREPREVVIREVQSTLDQMKVEGFEFEPISTPLYGFAGHAIPPLGQIVLPLSLGHEPRRSCSIHISSEVEISCAEGGWSVVTRRCYEGIVKEEGKRARVEVNMIRRGRSGLPVVVREVHEVIDEKPEIVTLGPDKKTLRIAPDLDPEVREKLITCLQANLSGFAWSAQELTGTSPDVAEHRLNIFPNSRPVKQKKRHFGPEKDIVIKKEVGELLNAGHIREVQFPTWLSNVVLVPKSSGKWRMCADFRDLNKACPKDCYPLPRIDQLVESTAGHQYLCMLDAYQGYHQIPLAVEDQDKVSFITSEGTFCYMVMPFGLKNAGATYQRLMDRVFSQQVGRNVEVYVDDIMVKSKDSSQLIPDLVETFSTLRSYGLKLNPQKCVFGVKSGKFLGYMVTERGIEANPEKVQAIQDMVSPQGPKDVHQLTGRIAALACFILRSAHRSLPFFRTLRKAKKFEWEPDCEKAFTKLKDYLAELPVLAKPAAREPLWVYLSATEGAVSSVLVKLDGSVQQLVYYVSHALKGAEIRYSGLEKLALALVMTARRLRPCFLSHPIVVLTNSPLGRILTYSDISGRLIKWTTELGEYDIQYEPRTSIKAQALADFLAETVHIENEDPWKVYVDGSSSKDGSEVGVVLISPAGEEVKLAVRLDFRASNNEAEYEAVLAGLRAARNMGATRIPRKENEKADTLAKMAGTMGSWKTRDVVFQVELTPHTSSLAVEQEEENWRTIIIDYLNEGKLPVDPREARKLKRRCSRYVMIGEVLYRTSFAGPLLRCLSYQEADYVLREVHEGCCGNHLGAYALARKALLAGYTWPSVLHDAQELVMSCDSCQRHARLHHRPAAMMKAVIAACLFDQ from the exons ATGGCGCGGGTACCCAAGAGAGGGAGCCCTTTTTCACTAGCCATCTTGGAAGAGGGGCTTCCTCCAAATTTCCGACAATCAAACATTGGCGAATATGATGGGCATACTGAccccgaggaacacttggggagatTTGAGAATGCAGCTCTGTTGCACCAGTATTCCAACAGAGTCAGgtgcagggtgtttctgggcacgttggtgaggtcagcccaacAATGGTTTAATACCCTGCAGCCTAACTCCATACAATCATTCGATGATTTTTCTACAGCTTTCTTGCACCGATTTGCCAGCAGCAAGAGTCACCAGATTAATTATTTGAGCCTATTCGTAATGAAGCAGCAAGAGGCTGAAACTTTGCGGGAATTTGTCCTGCGCCTTAACAGTGCAGCACTGGAAATACCAGAGGCTAACCCCGACATCATAATAAGTGCCTTTACACAAGGACTGAGGGGAGGAGAGTTTTTTAAGTTGCTGGTGAAGAAGCCTCCGTCGAGCTATGATGATCTGTTGGCTCGAGCTGAGAAATATATAAACTTGGAAGATGCTCAACGGTACGGTGGTACAGAAGGATGGAGAATCGGCCCGGGGGAAGTAGGGTGGAGGGAGCCGAGAGAGGTAGTAATAAGAGAGGTACAG AGCACTCTGGATCAGATGAAGGTGGAGggatttgagtttgagccgATCTCTACTCCTCTATATGGATTTGCAGGACATGCCATCCCGCCGCTCGGTCAAATTGTCCTTCCTCTATCTTTGGGACATGAGCCTCGGCGG AGCTGTAGCATCCACATATCATCAGAAGTTGAAATTTCCTGTGCGGAAGGAGGTTGGAGTGTTGTCACGCGTCGGTGTTATGAGGGGATTGTGAAAGAAGAGGGGAAGAGGGCGCGTGTGGAGGTCAATATGATTAGAAGGGGGCGAAGCGGGTTGCCCGTAGTAGTGAGGGAGGTTCATGAGGTGATTGATGAGAAGCCGGAGATTGTGACATTGGGGCCCGATAAGAAGACGTTAAGAATAGCCCCTGACCTTGACCCAGAGGTCAGGGAAAAACTCATTACTTGTTTACAGGCTAATCTCAGCGGGTTCGCTTGGTCAGCTCAAGAGCTCACAGGGACAAGCCCAGATGTAGCCGAGCACCGATTAAACATCTTCCCAAATTCTCGTCCCGTGAAGCAGAAGAAAAGACACTTTGGGCCCGAGAAAGATATAGTTATaaagaaggaggtaggagagtTGCTCAATGCTGGGCACATTCGAGAGGTACAGTTTCCtacttggctctcgaatgtcGTTCTTGTTCCAAAGAGTTCAGGGAAGTGGAGGATGTGTGCGGACTTCAGAGATCTTAACAAGGCATGTCCTAAAGATTGTTATCCTTTGCCTCGGATAGATCAGTTGGTTGAATCCACAGCCGGACATCAGTATTTGTGCATGCTGGACGCTTACCAGGGCTACCATCAAATCCCCTTGGCTGTGGAGGACCAAGATAAAGTGAGTTTCATCACCTCTGAAGGAACTTTCTGTTACATGGTCATGCCCTTCGGACTCAAAAATGCCGGAGCCACGTATCAGCGGTTGATGGATAGAGTTTTTTCTCAGCAGGTGGGGAGGAATGTCGAAGTGTATGTGGATGACATCATGGTGAAGTCTAAGGATTCATCCCAGCTCATACCTGATTTAGTGGAGACCTTTTCCACCCTCAGGTCCTATGGGCTGAAGTTGAACCCTCAGAAATGTGTATTTGGGGTGAAGAGTGGGAAGTTTCTAGGCTATATGGTGACAGAGAGGGGGATTGAGGCTAACCCCGAGAAAGTTCAAGCTATCCAAGATATGGTTTCTCCCCAGGGGCCCAAAGATGTTCACCAGTTGACTGGGAGGATTGCTGCGCTGGCATGTTTTATCTTGAGGTCCGCCCACAGAAGTTTACCCTTCTTTCGGACATTGCGAAAGGCGAAAAAATTTGAATGGGAGCCGGATTGCGAGAAGGCTTTCACAAAATTGAAGGATTACCTTGCCGAGCTTCCTGTCCTGGCCAAACCGGCAGCGAGAGAGCCTTTGTGGGTATATTTATCTGCCACTGAAGGGGCTGTGAGTTCAGTCCTCGTCAAGCTAGATGGATCAGTTCAACAGCTGGTGTACTATGTTTCGCATGCGCTCAAAGGGGCAGAGATCCGATACTCAGGGTTGGAAAAATTGGCTTTGGCTTTGGTGATGACAGCAAGGCGCTTGAGGCCCTGTTTCCTATCTCATCCAATCGTGGTGCTCACTAACAGTCCATTGGGCAGAATCTTAACTTATTCGGATATTTCTGGCCGCTTGATCAAGTGGACTACTGAGCTAGGAGAGTATGACATCCAGTATGAGCCGAGAACATCTATTAAAGCACAAGCATTAGCCGATTTTCTGGCTGAAACCGTGCATATTGAAAATGAAGACCCTTGGAAGGTATATGTTGATGGTTCATCTTCTAAGGATGGAAGTGAGGTGGGGGTAGTATTGATTTCGCCAGCTGGGGAGGAAGTGAAGTTAGCAGTTAGGTTGGATTTTCGAGCATCCAACAATGAGGCAGAATATGAGGCTGTGTTGGCAGGACTGCGAGCAGCCAGAAACATGGGGGCTACCCGG ATTCccaggaaagaaaatgaaaaggcgGACACGCTAGCCAAAATGGCTGGAACAATGGGAAGTTGGAAGACGAGAGATGTGGTATTTCAGGTTGAACTCACACCTCACACGAGTTCACTTGCAGTTGAGCAAGAAGAAGAGAATTGGAGAACCATTATAATTGATTACTTGAATGAGGGAAAACTTCCTGTTGACCCCAGAGAAGCTCGTAAGTTGAAGAGAAGGTGTTCACGTTATGTGATGATCGGAGAAGTGTTGTACAGAACGTCTTTTGCAGGGCCGCTTCTTCGGTGTTTGAGTTATCAAGAGGCTGATTATGTGCTCCGAGAAGTTCATGAGGGATGTTGTGGAAATCATTTAGGAGCTTATGCATTGGCGAGGAAAGCACTGCTCGCCGGTTATACTTGGCCCTCAGTACTGCATGATGCTCAAGAGTTGGTGATGTCTTGCGATAGTTGTCAACGTCATGCCAGGTTGCATCACCGGCCGGCCGCAATGATGAAGGCTGTCATAGCCGCCTGTCTTTTTGACCAGTGA